gcaaaactgacttaacgaaaattgattatccctgtcagtatcaatcacatattggtggcttcataaataattttccaggaatttaattctacatgtattttgtacaaatgttttaagaaaacatatataacacaaatattaaagtagggaaaggattaaagacttgcattaggaaactctttataaaatgagagagagagagagagagatttaacAAATActgactaaaaaaaaaaaaacacggtcacaggtatgtgtatatctgttacaaaataattcttgtctgcttcaacgcccaCCACCAATCGgcgcacgctttacccgtaaaacagcagTACTAACTTAACAAAAACTGATTATTCCTGGCAGTATCTATCACATATTTGTGgctgtataacacaaatattaaagtgggaaaaggattaaagacttgcattggcaaactctttataaaatgagagagagagagagagagagagagagaactatttaacattactgactgcaaaaacggtcacaggtatgtgtatatatgtatttgttacataacacttctcGTCTGTTTCAACGCCCCAGACATCGATCGGCACACGcttctatggagcgccaaattaacataaactcaaataattgaagatatcttcaattatttgaagatatcatcaattcatttgatgcgcgcaacaattgaattaaagatctcttcaaataattaatgatatcttcaattctgaattattgcgcgcattaattgaattgatgagagcattaattcttcagctgatttgatgcgcgctttaattgaattaacgatctcttcaaatgaattaatgatatcaacaattcaattgaagagagcaataattgatataatgcgcgcattaaatcaattgatgagagcaataattgaattgatgcgcgcattaattcatttgatgagagcaataattgatttaatgcgcgcattaattcaattattgctctctttaattgaattaatgatatctttaattcatttgaagagagcaataattctttagagagagcaactatataattaaagatatcttcaattcaacatatccacaattaaattaatggtatctttaattgaattgttgctctctttaaaagaattgatgcgcacattaattccttatacaaaggcatcgtaaatgatttaaagatatcttcaattgaattaaagagataatcaaattatttataccgagctgtaaattaattattgcgagcaatatttctactaaattgatgctctcatcaaatgaattgaagagagcaataattgaattaatgcgcgcatcaaatctattattgctctcattaattgaattaatgcgcgcatctattgaattgaagagagcaataattgaattaatgcgcgcattaaataaattattgctctcattaattcaattgatgcgcgcattaactcaattgatgagagcaataattgaattgaagcgcgcattaattcatttgatgagagcaatacttgatttaatgcgctcattaattcaattaaagagagcaataattgaattgatgatattttcaaataattgaagatatcttcaattatttgagtttatgttaatttggcgctccatacgcTTCGCCCGcgaaacagcaaaagtaacttcacgaaaactgaattatccctgtcttgtttctattgtgtaattctgatgttagCACCGCCCATGCGATAACAAGGTGGGAGGAGCTCGTTTTATCACATATGCGATAACAAAACCCTATTGGTGATAACCAGATACAATAcctgaacaacaaaagaaaatcactgtaaatatgtgacaagtaCTGTTACTGTTTTCATATACCACGCTCTTCCAAAAATTATTCACTAATGATAACTATACTGTGGGAACAAAATCCATGCTGAAGCATGTAATATCATGCACTGTATGTAGAttatgctctctctctctctctctctctctctctctctctctctctctctctctccagtcTACATATACGCTGCTGGTGTCGATGTCTATTTTAAATATTTGCTTGAGAGATCCGGACGGAGTCCATTATGAAGTCGGTCTGAGACAACTGActaaattgatatatatattcagaCCCCCTAGCTATGGAGATGGGTTCCACCTTGTCTTTCACTGAAACATCGATCCGTTTACACGAGCCGAGGCGAATTAAATGTACCACATCGTTAGATTAACAATTAGTAAGCTATAAAAGACTGTTAAATATTGTATGGAAGACTAACTCTATGTCCTGtctttcaaaatcaattttttcTGTTTAGTTAAAATCGCAAATGGAAATTAAGTAGCATGTCGATCGATCTTGCATTTCCTTAGAAGTTAAAGTACGTTTTTAAATTAATGTTGAATTATGGGATCTAATTAAGAAACAGGAAAGTTCGTAAGATTTAGAACTCTTTACAAGACGCCCATctatctctatctctctctctctcacacacacacacacacacatctgcCGATTGTTCGTAATCGCCCTGAGGTGAGAAGCTACACAAGGTCTATCAATCACCTGTTGTTCTCTGCCCTCCCAATACAAATACCTAGACAACTAGGTATGATCTACATCACTTATGCCAATGAAACTCATGGAGGTGATTAAATTTTCATAAACCTTTACAAGTCAATACACGTAAAGACTCGCCGTCACTAAAGGGGGGGAGGGGAAAAACTCTTCTTCAGAACCCCTAGTCCCCATACAGTGCGAACAGAGGTAATAGAACTCTGCCatgatacatttgtatataaagTGACCAATAAATTTAAAAACCCGGTGTCAAATTGCATTCTTCTCTCGGAGTCGACGTCAGTACAATGTTATCTGGGTGTGAACGTCTTCCCTCTCAAAAGGAATCCTATCCTAATAAACATAGATCTATTATTAAATTTAGACAAATCTCCTCATAAACCAGGAGTCAGTGTGAGAGAGAAAACCTAAGTACCAGGCAGTTCGACCAGGAAGACCCGGCATCAGGGATGGGAGACGATGTTACCCACGGTTGGCTGTGTATTGCGTGACCTGCCGCTGTTACTTGGGTGTGTATTACGTGGACTGCCGGAGGCACCACTACCCCTGAGGTTACCTGTGTGTTACGAATACTGACGGACAGGTGTGTACTAACTGCGGGAACTCTCCATTGATAATTCAGTAGATGACAGAACTTCTTATCGCTGTCTATCAATAGGAAACAATCTTGTTACGTGACTTTTATTGCTCTACTAAAGAAGAGAGAAGAGTCTCAAGTTAATGCACCAGTGGATTTACAGGTAAACACACGTACGGGTGGGGACGCTGGACACCGCGAGACTACCATCTCAGAATATGTCGAACTCCTGGCCGGACCTACTGTACAGACTGACCAGAAACGGTAAAGTGGAAAAGGCGGCGATAGTGGATCAACACAGTCACGTGATCGTGTCCAGTCGCGGATTTAACCTAACCAAGGAAGACCTAAACAGCATCCGGAGCACGTTCTATGGTCGTCATAGCACCCTTATGAAAGTCAAAGTTCAAGGAGAATTGTTCATGTGTTTCCGGCACGGAACTCTGACCAACACAGTTGTAGGCATGGCTGAAGAAGACATAATGGTCATTCACAGGGTCGCAGGACTGACCATCGTAGGATTGGGTCACGCGGCAACTCCAGGCTCCTGCTTGTTTGAAATAACTAAATTTTCCGGTGAAATTCAAGAAAAACGGAAAAACTCGCGGTTAAAATAAGATCTAATTGTATGACTTGCACGTGTTTATCTTGCCCATTTAACTTTCAAGTCTCATTTTCAGCATGTGTATAGTTATTTTAATACCATTACCAGGAAATGGAAATAAATCTACATACGAGTGCCAGGCAGAAATCCTTGCGGggtaaaatcaatatttctttttttcgaGTGTTTCCCTAACATGACAATTTACCTTAAAGATAAATCTGAGTGTATAGTTCTACGAGTTTAAACACCATTCCGCGGTCACCAGGTTTGGTagttgacaatatttttatatacatgcactGTAACTTCACGACGTCATTTTGTCACGGGTCATGCACATCTTGATTTGTGTACAGAGGGATACTGTTCATGTGTTATCAGTTACACATTTCATCGAGGGAGAGTTAATTGGAATGGCGATAAAGatattgaaataattaccaTGGACATCAGTTATAAAAGGAAAACGTGTCATGAAGATTATGAAATACTAGAGGACATTTCTTACGAGACGCCGGATAAAACGTCTCATAAGTCTGTCTTCGACCTGTACCTTCCGAGGCATGGGGCGGATCTAAGAAACCCTTCGCCGTCTCCGGTCGCGGTGTTTGTTCACGGTGGAGGGTGGCGCCGCGGTGATAAGGACACATGGAAGCATTTTGTGTTTGAAGACGTGAACTTATTGGTGGCGTTCGTGTACTGGTACTTTGGTCTGTACGGGAATGTGGGGAGGGAGTTCGCTCGGAGGGGAGTCCCGTGTGCTGTAATATCCTACCCCCTCACAAAACTGAAAATCCCGTGGCTGTTCTTAGAACTAGCGACGTCACACGTGGGGACTGTGATATTCCTGGGTGTGTTACTCTGTTTGGTGATTGGTGCAGTGGCTGTGATTGATTTTCTGACACCTGTAAGTCTTGTGTACTCACCGATATCACACGAACATCGTGATCTCAGACGCTTTCCTGTGTCAGGACTAATTCTTGGTCACCTCGTCCTGGTCAACCTGGTCACTCTAGTGGTAATCTCGGTCCAGCGATCTAAACACAGATTACATTCCTTGCTGATTGGAGGCTTCTGGGTGGTCATTCTCGGTCTCCTTTATGCAGCAGTACGATTCGAACACAGCCTTTTGACTGCCTGGTTGTCCACTTTTGTTTTAGTTCAGGGAACTTTGCTGTATTTGAACTTAAATTCAAAGGACCACACACACGAAGATCAAAtcacagcgttatcaaaatgtATCAAGAAAGTTTATGAATTGGGGAGGGACACAGCTTACTACGACTATACCTCCATTTACTTGATTGGACATTCTGCGGGGGGCCATCTTTGTTCGCTTCTCGCTCTTCGTCAAGACTCCCTGGAAGATGTGGGTGTAGAGTCCTCCAATATAAAGGTGCTTATTTGCTCCATTGTATTTATAGTTTGTGTGTGTTAGTAATCTGTTCCAATATCAAAACTATACCTTTACATGTATACTTTAACCGGTACGTGTATTAGGGCATCCACATCAAGAGGTCGCAAGAGTATAAAAGTGACAATTTTGTCCGCACGTCAGCCCGTGGACAATTTAAGGTTTGTGTTGTGGGGTATAAGCGGTAGAAAAATGCGATGATTTGTATAAGCGAATTATACTCCAGGCTTCCGTTATTTTCATATCCACCATAACACAACCATCTACACATTTAGTTTTCTTCCCCCGCAAAATTCATATTCTGTAATTATGTGAATGGTAGTGGAAGAAAGACAAGTGATGATATTTTAAGGTTCAAGGTCAGATGATTCTACCCTATAAAGGAACATTGACAACTGTTAGTCATTGACGGCCTGCATTATGGTATGGCGCAGTGTGCATGTCCATCCGTATGTCTGTCAGCATCTTAATAATGAAAATcctaatttacaattttttcgATAAGCAAAACTTGCCGAAAGAGTTGAAAAATAATCAAACCAAGCCTTGGTATACTTTCAGGTAGTGATTGTGTTGAATCAATGTATTTCTATGGAGACATTTAGTGGTAATCAGCATTATTCAGCTGGatttgtgtatactatatataacAGCTAGAGCATTTCCTTTCTGATGGTTATATTGAATATACCCATGTTGATGACCACTAGTATGATCTTCTATAATGGTAATTCGcttttgtattttatgtatgAACCTTTTGGTGAATACagattaattttttctttgtatCAATTAGTAAGTTTTACTCCttatttttatctgaaaaaTCCTAAAAATAACCTTTATTTATGAAGAATGTGTTCTAAAAAGGCCCTTATTTTTCACATAAAGTCACTTGAAAGCCTGGGTATTTACAAAGCTAACATCGTCAAACTTGATACAGTACATGTTCCCCATAATTAGAGGAACAAACCaactgattttcaaggtcataaatTCAAGGTCAAACTGACAGGACCAAGGTAATTTCAGAGGCATCACAATGGATGTGAATCTTTCCTGGGATTACTACGTTTCTGAATAGATTGGATTAGTTTATTTAGCAGGGTGATCATTATTCTTATAGTACCATCATTTATCGTGCCCGTCTTCATGTACACTACGTTTCGTTTCAGGGTGTGGTAGCTATATCCGCAGTCCTACACGTGGAGAAGCTAAACATTCGTACTGTCCGCCCACTGTACCTTCACCCGACATTCGGCAAGGACCCCGATATTTGGTCATCCGCCTGCCCAATGAGTCACCTCCAAAACAAAATGCTGTCATATCTCCCAAACTTTTTGGTGATCACTGCCGAGAAGGACTGGCACCTCCAACAGGAGGCGACCATGTTTGCCAAGGAGCTGGAGAGCTGGGATGTCCATCAACAGAAAGtggtgtttccccagacctcgcACCTGTCCATCATCTGTTACTTTGACCGTCACTGTAAAGTCCTAAAGACGAGTGTCGCGAACCTCTGTGTTCAATTCATAAAACACACCAACAGTTTAACGTGTGACACAGACGTGAAAAATGCGATACGATACTGAATAATAAATGTGATAATATCACCCTCACTGTCTCTAGCCATTTGTTTACATCAGAATGGTAGTGGTGGAATATTTATCTATAGTGTCAGTGCCTTGtattggttgtatattatttaatagaatttttcactcatatggagatgtcaccattgccgatgaagggcttcaaaatttaggcctatgcttggcgcttgcggcctttgagcatggagggagggatctttatcgtgccacacctgctgttacacgaggcctcggtttttacggtctcatccgaaggaccgggGTCACCcccttacgataagcaaggggtactgagagcCTGGATTGGACAACACAGTTCACCTCAATGTATAAGTcaattcatattttaataatttgaagaaaaaacgGGGGGTATGAACTACAACGCTCCGGCGTGAGGCAGCGCAGTTCATAccatcatatattttcaaagttCTAGTTATTTTATGTATTCATCTTCTACTTTCaattctgtcggaattcccattCGTTAAAGTAAacgtactatattcatcaagattcatacgcacattgttcacatctaCACCGCAAGTACCTGTCGTGTTCATCCGTCTTGTCTgagctcatatctcctaaacctttcatcagaaatctATATAATTGATTTCAAGAACTAATGGAACAATGTCATATTGGAGAGGTCAGGATCACTGGttatttaatataaaatttcCCATCCCCAAACCTTTCATAAGAAATTTATCACAAATATTCCTAAGGGCAGAGACTTTagaaccaaggtcattttggaaaggtcactcagaacatacaCATTATACAAGGTAAGGGTTCCttctttcaacagtttttgatcatatataatacaaataatttatgaccaccgcggtggtctagaggttggAGAGTTCGCCCCGCATACGGAAGGCCGGGctttgaatcccggccgcgacggACCTAAGTCgataaaacaggtagtgaccattccatcgccaaacgctcggcatcaggtgtgaatgtcacgaggcctcagatatgaccttaaaaacagatgtcccgtaTCACactaggtgtggcatgctaaagaactctcactgctaagcaaaggcctaaatttgaagcccttcaacggtcttggtgacgtctccatatgatcgagtgaaaaattctctccagaaacgttaaacaagatgcaatcaatcacAAATAAGTTACAGGCAAATGGCTTTCAAACAAAGGTCATCCATGGTAATTTTagaaaagtcaaggtcactcaggaCATATaccttacatgtatatcaagaaaaagttccttaattcaacagtttttgaacatgCATTGATCATGAAATAAGAAACgggcaaatggctttcagacaagtCACTCAAAATCATcttgtaaaggtcaaggtcactcagaacatataccttatatttatatgagaaaaccttcatttcaacaatattttcaGTTATTAATCTTGGACAAAGGTCACTTTggaaaagtcaaggtcactcagaacatatatacatgtaccttatatcTATGAggaaaaagttccttattttaTCAGCTTTTGAATAGGTATTGATCATATGACAGACAATGTTATAAGCTATAACTATTAGACAAAGGTTACTCCAGATCATTTAGGTCAATgtcactcaacatataccttataaatgaaaaaaaattaatttcaacagttattgatcattgtgcgagTCATTTGTCATATGACGTAGTTCATTGGTAAGATGCAGTTCAaggagcatccatcagtttcAGAGTTTTACAgatattcttgttttttaatcaaattatcTTTGCAGCCCAGTTGTATTTATTGTATAAACCTTCCAATCTGCAACAAATTCACAGAGGCACAAAATATTGTCCATAGAAAGAAATATCACATTTTTATTCTGAAACAAAACAATCACTACAAGATAATCACTGGTACACTTTAGGCAGGATAGAATATAAATGTAATGAATTCAAACTGAAGAGattgaattttcattcaaatacatgtaccgtCTGCATACTTATTTTAGCTGAGCACTAATTTATGGTTGcactgaaatatgaaaacctcTTATTTATTCATCATGAAATGGAGAACAAGTGGTAAATCATGATTACAAGATTGCATCAGATCTAAAAATACCCTAAATTAAGTAAACATACAGgacatgtattatataatgcCCACACCTAATACCAAACTCCAATGAATCAAAGTGCCACTACTACATAGAAATTTGCATCATGATTTTGTCACTATGGCAATGAATAAAGGACAAGGGGACTTTACTTGCTATTGTGTACTTTTATTGGTCAAAAagttattgataattttttccTATATTGAGTAACAATTTCATGCATATTTTATTAGCTATTTGGTGTTCAATATGGGTaaaatctatttttagtaacatcTCTCTGTAGAGATGCATcagatgaaaaaaaataatatcacaTATAAAGTTTGTATATATAGGGGTAAAGTATATGCAAGTATCAGCTCAATCTCCGACGGTCGATGTGCCAGTCTTTGCATG
This genomic window from Ostrea edulis chromosome 4, xbOstEdul1.1, whole genome shotgun sequence contains:
- the LOC125668647 gene encoding uncharacterized protein LOC125668647, whose product is MDISYKRKTCHEDYEILEDISYETPDKTSHKSVFDLYLPRHGADLRNPSPSPVAVFVHGGGWRRGDKDTWKHFVFEDVNLLVAFVYWYFGLYGNVGREFARRGVPCAVISYPLTKLKIPWLFLELATSHVGTVIFLGVLLCLVIGAVAVIDFLTPVSLVYSPISHEHRDLRRFPVSGLILGHLVLVNLVTLVVISVQRSKHRLHSLLIGGFWVVILGLLYAAVRFEHSLLTAWLSTFVLVQGTLLYLNLNSKDHTHEDQITALSKCIKKVYELGRDTAYYDYTSIYLIGHSAGGHLCSLLALRQDSLEDVGVESSNIKGVVAISAVLHVEKLNIRTVRPLYLHPTFGKDPDIWSSACPMSHLQNKMLSYLPNFLVITAEKDWHLQQEATMFAKELESWDVHQQKVVFPQTSHLSIICYFDRHCKVLKTSVANLCVQFIKHTNSLTCDTDVKNAIRY